A genomic region of Salinibacterium sp. NK8237 contains the following coding sequences:
- a CDS encoding CrcB family protein, which translates to MIIGALFITVAGGLGAALRLAVNAFVHRRIRTNYPVAMSIINITGSFLFGLITGMTAGHFVPVELGLYAGVGMVGGFTAFSTTSFQTVRLLQENRVWLAIANSFGMLAVAVMVAALGLMIGRAL; encoded by the coding sequence ATGATCATCGGGGCGCTCTTCATCACCGTCGCGGGCGGGCTCGGCGCCGCTCTGCGACTGGCTGTGAACGCGTTCGTGCACCGCCGCATCCGCACCAACTATCCGGTAGCGATGTCGATTATCAACATCACCGGATCATTCCTGTTCGGCCTGATCACCGGGATGACCGCCGGTCACTTTGTGCCCGTAGAACTCGGCCTGTATGCCGGAGTCGGGATGGTCGGCGGCTTTACGGCCTTCAGCACGACAAGCTTTCAGACTGTGCGGCTCTTGCAAGAAAACCGGGTGTGGCTCGCGATTGCGAACTCCTTCGGCATGCTTGCTGTCGCCGTGATGGTGGCAGCGCTCGGACTTATGATCGGCCGGGCGCTGTGA